One genomic segment of Impatiens glandulifera chromosome 6, dImpGla2.1, whole genome shotgun sequence includes these proteins:
- the LOC124942404 gene encoding malonyl-CoA:anthocyanidin 5-O-glucoside-6''-O-malonyltransferase-like, with product MKVIEVFKVAPAPTTSPATISDNYFPLTFFDALWLRFPPTQRVFFYQIKDLSFSLFSDDILPKLKHALSLTLQYYPQLAGILTWHPVTGNPAIRFATDDDDDGIFLTVAESTADFHSLSSDNVKEVKDLHPLLSDFHVSENQATVISLQVTLFPGSGFSIGYTAHHAVLDGKSASMFIKSWAKLCHVGSLPSGMTPVLERSLINDPLDICTIFTEKWKEMSPEGTFHLMERKPTPGLLRGTFRLTRKQIGYIKSIINSPVSSFTAVCSYILTCLVKAEGDITNENVLLGINMDCRARLNPPIPDNYIGNCVTFRVATVKVVSLEGGEGLVTAAAAIKEAVGGLPDGVVKGAEKWLSDESSKVFVGQKMYAIGGSPMFGLYGADFGWGRPTKVEMVSIDRSGAFSLCDDRDDNGGMEIGIVLSKPKIEAFSSIFGEGLEEIANK from the exons ATGAAAGTGATAGAGGTATTCAAGGTAGCTCCGGCACCCACTACATCGCCGGCGACTATCTCCGACAATTACTTTCCTCTCACCTTCTTCGATGCATTATGGCTTAGATTCCCACCTACCCAACGTGTTTTCTTCTACCAAATCAAGGATTTATCGTTCTCTCTATTCTCCGACGACATTCTCCCCAAGCTCAAACATGCTCTCTCTCTCACCCTTCAATACTATCCCCAACTCGCCGGAATTCTTACGTGGCACCCCGTCACCGGTAATCCGGCTATCCGTTTCGCTACCGACGATGACGATGACGGGATATTTCTCACTGTAGCAGAATCCACCGCCGACTTTCATTCTCTCTCCTCCGACAATGTTAAGGAAGTCAAAGACTTGCATCCTCTGTTGTCGGACTTCCATGTTTCCGAGAATCAG GCAACAGTAATTTCTCTACAAGTGACTCTCTTCCCTGGTTCTGGATTCTCCATCGGATACACCGCCCATCACGCCGTCCTCGACGGCAAGAGCGCCTCCATGTTTATCAAGTCATGGGCAAAACTTTGCCACGTCGGATCCCTTCCGTCGGGAATGACGCCGGTTCTAGAAAGATCCTTGATCAACGACCCTTTAGATATTTGCACGATTTTCACTGAAAAATGGAAGGAAATGTCCCCGGAAGGAACCTTCCACCTAATGGAAAGGAAACCTACGCCAGGATTACTCCGAGGAACATTCCGACTAACTCGAAAACAAATAGGTTACATAAAGAGCATAATAAACAGCCCGGTTTCTAGTTTCACTGCGGTTTGTTCATATATATTGACGTGTTTAGTTAAAGCAGAGGGGGATATTACAAATGAGAATGTTCTTCTCGGAATCAACATGGATTGTCGAGCACGATTGAATCCTCCGATTCCGGACAACTATATTGGGAACTGTGTAACGTTTAGGGTAGCAACGGTGAAGGTTGTATCTTTGGAAGGGGGAGAAGGGTTGGTGACGGCGGCGGCGGCCATTAAAGAGGCGGTTGGAGGCTTGCCGGATGGAGTTGTGAAGGGGGCAGAGAAATGGTTGTCGGATGAATCTTCAAAGGTGTTTGTAGGTCAGAAGATGTATGCTATTGGTGGGTCGCCGATGTTTGGGTTGTACGGGGCAGATTTTGGGTGGGGACGGCCGACAAAGGTGGAGATGGTTTCCATTGACAGGAGTGGAGCTTTTTCTCTTTGTGATGATAGAGATGACAATGGCGGGATGGAGATCGGGATAGTGTTGAGTAAGCCAAAGATTGAAGCTTTCTCGTCAATCTTCGGTGAAGGGCTTGAAGAAATTGCTAATAAATAG